From Brochothrix thermosphacta DSM 20171 = FSL F6-1036, a single genomic window includes:
- a CDS encoding class I SAM-dependent methyltransferase: MERHYYTKNTDLAHERKQLEFQLRGQALRFTSDAGVFSKNTIDFGTRVLLEAFEMPTIAGDILDVGCGYGPIGLALAKEASERTVHMVDVNDRALELSLENAQINGVANVSVYESAAYAQVEKQDFAAILTNPPIRAGKQVVHEILAQSYEYLKSGGSIWAVIQKKQGAPSAQEKLITVFGNCEIVTKEKGYWILRSEKS; the protein is encoded by the coding sequence ATGGAACGACACTATTATACGAAGAATACAGATTTAGCACATGAACGAAAACAGCTTGAATTTCAACTTAGAGGACAAGCTTTACGTTTTACTAGCGATGCAGGTGTGTTTTCTAAAAACACAATCGATTTTGGAACGCGCGTATTACTCGAAGCCTTTGAAATGCCAACGATAGCGGGAGATATTCTCGATGTTGGTTGTGGATATGGGCCTATTGGTTTGGCTTTAGCGAAAGAAGCGAGCGAACGAACAGTGCATATGGTTGATGTTAATGATCGAGCGTTGGAATTATCGCTTGAAAATGCACAAATTAACGGAGTGGCGAATGTGAGTGTGTACGAAAGTGCAGCTTATGCTCAGGTTGAAAAACAAGATTTCGCAGCGATTTTAACAAACCCTCCGATTCGGGCAGGGAAACAAGTTGTGCACGAAATTTTAGCGCAGTCTTATGAGTATTTAAAAAGCGGTGGATCGATTTGGGCTGTGATTCAAAAGAAACAAGGTGCGCCATCGGCACAAGAGAAGTTGATTACTGTTTTTGGCAACTGTGAGATTGTAACGAAAGAAAAAGGCTATTGGATATTACGCAGCGAAAAGTCTTGA
- the rpoB gene encoding DNA-directed RNA polymerase subunit beta codes for MTGHVEQYGRHRQRRSFARISEVLELPDLIEIQTASYQWFLDEGLKEMFHDISPIEDFAGNLSLEFIDYSLGDPKYSIWESKERDATYSAPLRVKLRLINKETGEVKDQEVFMGDFPLMTEMGTFIINGAERVIVSQLVRSPGVYFHDRMDKNGRQGYGSTVIPNRGAWLELETDAKDVVYVRIDRTRKLPATVLLRALGFSTDQEIVDLIGDNEYLRNTLEKDNSENTDKALLEIYERLRPGEPPTVENAKNLLYTRFFDARRYDLANVGRYKINKKLHPQNRLFNQRLAETLVNPETGEIVASKDEILDRRKLDAIMEQLESGLGFTTLTPHGGALEEPITIQSIKVYSPTDEDKVVNVIGNAYLEDTVKHVTPADIVASVSYFFGLLHGIGETDDIDHLGNRRLRSVGELLQNQFRIGLSRMERVVRERMSIQDMTTITPQQLINIRPVVAAIKEFFGSSQLSQFMDQTNPLAELTHKRRLSALGPGGLTRERAGFEVRDVHYSHYGRMCPIETPEGPNIGLINSLSSYARVNRYGFIETPYRRVDPETNVVTNDIDYLTADEEDNYVVAQANSLLDENGQFLDEEIKARFRSENLAVTKERLDYMDVSPKQVVSAATACIPFLENDDSNRALMGANMQRQAVPLLNPEAPFIGTGMEHVAARDSGAAVKAKHDGIVEHVEAKYIKVRRIAEIDGAETEGQTDVYQLQKFARSNPGTCYNQTPSVSEGDRVVVGDILADGPSMELGEMALGRNVLVAFMTWDGYNYEDAIIMNERLVKDDVYTSVHIEEYESEARDTKLGPEEMTRDIPNVGDDALKDLDSRGIIRVGAEVKDGDLLVGKVTPKGVTELTAEERLLHAIFGEKAREVRDTSLRVPHGGGGIILDVKTFTRENGDELAPGVNQLVRVYIVQKRKIHVGDKMAGRHGNKGVISRILPEEDMPYLPDGTPVDVMLNPLGVPSRMNIGQVLELHLGMAASKLGIHIATPVFDGASEEDVWSTVAEAGMAEDAKTIVYDGRTGEAMDNRVSVGIMYMIKLAHMVDDKLHARSTGPYSLVTQQPLGGKAQFGGQRFGEMEVWALEAYGAAHILQEILTYKSDDVVGRVQTYEAIVKGENLPQPGIPESFKVLIKELQSLGMDVKMMSAEDEEIELRELDDEDYVKDDEFLTPSAAVKKDEPIQEETKQD; via the coding sequence TTGACAGGACATGTTGAACAGTATGGACGTCATCGCCAACGCAGAAGTTTCGCACGTATCAGCGAAGTGTTGGAGTTACCAGATTTAATCGAAATTCAAACAGCTTCTTATCAGTGGTTTTTAGATGAGGGCTTAAAAGAAATGTTTCATGATATTTCTCCGATTGAAGATTTTGCGGGGAACTTATCTTTGGAATTTATTGATTATTCGTTAGGAGATCCCAAGTATTCAATTTGGGAATCAAAAGAGCGTGACGCTACTTACTCCGCGCCATTACGTGTGAAATTGCGTTTGATTAATAAAGAAACTGGCGAAGTGAAAGATCAAGAAGTCTTCATGGGTGATTTCCCATTGATGACGGAAATGGGTACTTTCATTATCAACGGAGCGGAACGTGTTATCGTTTCGCAATTAGTACGTTCTCCAGGCGTGTATTTCCATGATCGTATGGATAAAAATGGACGTCAAGGTTACGGGTCAACTGTGATTCCGAACCGTGGGGCTTGGTTAGAATTAGAAACTGATGCTAAAGATGTTGTTTACGTACGTATTGATCGTACGCGTAAATTACCTGCAACAGTATTATTGCGTGCATTAGGTTTCAGTACAGATCAAGAAATTGTCGATTTAATCGGTGATAACGAGTACTTGCGCAATACGCTTGAAAAAGACAACTCAGAAAACACTGACAAAGCGTTGCTAGAAATTTATGAGCGCTTACGTCCTGGTGAACCACCAACAGTAGAAAATGCTAAAAACTTATTGTACACGCGTTTCTTTGACGCACGTCGTTATGATTTAGCAAACGTTGGTCGTTATAAAATTAATAAAAAATTACATCCACAAAACCGTCTCTTTAATCAACGTTTAGCAGAAACATTAGTCAACCCTGAAACAGGTGAGATTGTTGCTTCTAAAGATGAGATTTTAGATCGTCGTAAATTGGATGCAATCATGGAGCAATTAGAGTCTGGTCTTGGATTCACGACTTTAACACCTCATGGTGGAGCACTTGAAGAACCAATTACTATTCAATCTATTAAAGTCTACTCTCCTACAGATGAAGACAAAGTGGTTAATGTTATTGGTAACGCGTACCTTGAAGATACAGTTAAGCATGTAACACCTGCTGATATTGTTGCTTCTGTAAGTTACTTCTTTGGCTTGTTACACGGCATCGGCGAAACAGACGATATTGACCATTTAGGTAACCGTCGTTTACGTTCTGTTGGTGAGTTGTTACAAAATCAATTCCGTATCGGTTTAAGCCGTATGGAACGTGTTGTACGTGAGCGTATGTCAATTCAAGATATGACTACAATTACGCCGCAACAATTGATTAACATCCGTCCAGTTGTAGCAGCAATTAAAGAGTTCTTTGGTAGCTCTCAATTATCACAATTCATGGATCAAACGAACCCGCTTGCCGAATTGACACATAAACGTCGTCTTTCAGCATTAGGACCTGGTGGTTTGACACGTGAACGTGCTGGTTTCGAAGTGCGAGATGTACATTATTCTCACTACGGCCGCATGTGCCCGATTGAAACGCCTGAGGGCCCGAACATCGGTTTAATTAACTCATTGTCTTCATATGCACGTGTAAACCGTTATGGCTTCATTGAAACGCCATACCGTCGTGTAGACCCTGAAACAAACGTTGTAACTAACGATATTGATTACTTGACTGCTGACGAAGAAGATAACTACGTTGTAGCTCAAGCAAACTCATTGTTAGATGAAAACGGTCAATTCTTGGATGAAGAAATCAAAGCGCGTTTCCGTTCTGAAAACTTAGCGGTAACAAAAGAACGCCTTGATTACATGGATGTTTCACCTAAGCAAGTTGTATCTGCCGCAACGGCATGTATTCCTTTCTTGGAAAACGATGACTCCAACCGTGCCCTCATGGGTGCCAACATGCAACGTCAAGCTGTTCCATTATTAAACCCTGAAGCGCCGTTTATCGGTACAGGTATGGAACACGTTGCTGCGCGAGATTCTGGAGCAGCAGTTAAAGCGAAACATGATGGTATCGTTGAACACGTTGAAGCGAAATACATTAAAGTACGTCGTATTGCAGAGATTGATGGTGCGGAAACAGAAGGACAAACTGATGTTTACCAACTTCAAAAATTTGCACGTTCTAACCCTGGTACTTGCTATAACCAAACACCAAGCGTAAGCGAAGGTGACCGTGTTGTTGTTGGTGACATCTTAGCTGATGGACCATCAATGGAACTTGGTGAAATGGCTTTAGGTCGTAACGTTCTTGTTGCTTTCATGACATGGGATGGTTACAACTATGAAGATGCGATTATCATGAACGAACGCCTTGTAAAAGACGACGTTTATACATCTGTTCATATTGAAGAGTATGAATCAGAAGCGCGTGACACGAAGCTTGGACCTGAAGAAATGACACGCGATATTCCAAACGTCGGCGACGACGCTTTGAAAGACTTAGACTCACGCGGTATTATCCGTGTTGGTGCTGAAGTTAAAGATGGTGATTTATTAGTTGGTAAAGTAACGCCTAAAGGTGTAACTGAATTAACTGCTGAAGAACGTCTATTGCATGCAATCTTTGGTGAAAAAGCACGTGAAGTACGTGATACATCACTTCGTGTACCTCACGGTGGTGGCGGTATTATCCTTGATGTTAAGACATTTACACGTGAAAACGGCGATGAATTAGCACCAGGCGTAAACCAATTAGTACGTGTTTATATCGTACAAAAACGTAAGATCCATGTCGGAGATAAAATGGCTGGACGTCACGGTAACAAAGGTGTTATCTCACGTATCCTTCCAGAAGAAGACATGCCTTATCTTCCAGATGGCACACCGGTTGACGTAATGTTAAACCCATTAGGTGTACCTTCTCGTATGAACATCGGACAAGTTCTTGAGTTGCACTTAGGTATGGCTGCTAGCAAATTAGGCATTCATATTGCAACACCTGTATTCGATGGCGCGAGTGAAGAAGACGTATGGAGCACAGTTGCAGAAGCTGGTATGGCAGAAGATGCGAAAACAATCGTATATGATGGTCGTACAGGTGAAGCAATGGATAACCGTGTTTCTGTTGGTATCATGTACATGATTAAATTAGCCCACATGGTTGATGATAAATTACATGCTCGTTCAACAGGACCTTACTCACTTGTTACGCAACAACCTCTTGGTGGTAAAGCACAATTTGGGGGACAACGTTTCGGTGAGATGGAAGTTTGGGCACTTGAAGCTTACGGTGCAGCTCATATCCTCCAAGAAATTCTTACTTACAAATCTGATGATGTTGTTGGACGTGTGCAAACATACGAAGCCATCGTCAAAGGTGAGAACTTACCACAACCTGGAATTCCTGAATCATTCAAAGTATTGATTAAAGAATTACAAAGTTTAGGTATGGATGTTAAAATGATGTCTGCTGAGGATGAAGAAATCGAATTACGTGAGCTTGATGATGAAGATTACGTAAAAGATGATGAGTTCTTAACACCATCTGCAGCTGTTAAAAAAGATGAACCTATTCAAGAAGAAACAAAACAAGACTAA